Proteins encoded by one window of Salvia splendens isolate huo1 chromosome 14, SspV2, whole genome shotgun sequence:
- the LOC121763808 gene encoding 60S ribosomal protein L31-like, whose product MVEKVNKPRKEEVVSREYTINLHKRLHGCTFKKKAPNAIKEIREFAQKAMGTNDIRVDVKLNKHIWSRGIRSVPRRIRVRIARKRNDDEDAKEELYSLVTVAEIPEGGLKGLGTQVIEEEE is encoded by the exons ATGGTGGAGAAGGTCAACAAGCCAAGGAAAGAGGAGGTTGTCTCCAGAGAATACACCATTAATTTGCACAAACGTCTCCACGGATG TACCTTCAAGAAGAAGGCACCGAATGCCATCAAGGAGATCCGGGAGTTTGCCCAAAAGGCAATGGGAACTAATGATATAAGGGTTGATGTCAAGTTGAACAAGCACATATGGAGCCGTGGAATCCGAAGTGTGCCAAGAAGGATCCGTGTTCGCATTGCACGCAAGAGAAATGACGATGAAGATGCCAAGGAAGAGCTCTACTCTTTGGTCACCGTTGCAGAAATTCCAGAAGGAGGGTTGAAGGGCTTGGGTACCCAAGTCATTGAAGAGGAAGAGTGA